The DNA sequence CCATCAATGCTGTAGCTCCCAATACAGCACCGCATAGAGACTTCACAACCTTACTTTTTCGAAAACCATAAATTTGTTTTGCTTTCATTGTTTTCTCCCAATATTTTTCTAAGCAACTACTATTGCCTAACATATTGTAACATAATTTTCTTGATTGAGAAATATTATCGCCTTTCATAGACATTGTTTTGAAAAATATATGACATCTTTCTGTTTATTACAGAATAATTATAATTTAGCCTCTAATTCCTCCTTCCTAAAACATAATACGATGCATTTTGCTTTATTTTAGCCATTTTTGAAGCATCTGCACATCGTCACTTTGTTTAATATGGTTTTTTTGAGTATATATTTATAGGGGAAAAGTACTTTGCCAAGTCATTTGCCACTAATTTAGCAGATCTGCTGATGATTTAGGAAATATAGCAAGAGTAGGAACTTGTTAAATGAGCAGATTTCTGCTATGATGTAGGCGTCACAAGAGGAGCTTTTGCTGAGAATGACCTCCAGTTTTAAGTAAATTCCATAACATTGGAGTTTTGCGCAAAGTCTGGGTGTCTAAACTCTTTGAACCTGAACAAGGTAATGCTTGCGTAAGGGATGTGCAGAAATAAGTGGATTAGTCAAAGTCCTGCTTATCTCAGTTTTGATTGTGGCAAATCAAATCAATTGCCCAGTCAGACTGGGCTAAGGAGGATTTTTTATGCAAAAAACAAATGTTGCTTCGATGGCTGAAATAGCTATCTTTGCTGGTCTGGCCATGGTACTGGATTTCTTTACCCAGCCGATGTCAATCGGTCCTTGGATTTCCTTATCCTTTAAGATGGTCCCTATCTTTTTAATCGCCTTTCGCCGAGGCACCAAGCCTGCTATCGTAGCAGGCTTGATCTGGGGGATCCTGCAAGTTGCGCTTGGTCAGGCAGCTGGGGGTTGGCTCAATCTCTGGCAAGGTTTTTTAGAATACTTCGTTGCCTTTAGTTTGATCGGCTTTGCCGGCATCATCAGGCCTTTATTCAATCAAACTCTTAAAAAAAATCAGCCCTTAAGGAGCTGGGCCATTATGGTTCTTGGGATTTTAATCGGCAGCCTGTCTCGCTATATCATCCATTTTATTGCTGGAATTATTTTCTGGGGAAGCTACGCTCCTAAGGGGCAGTCAGCTCTCGTCTACTCTGCTATTATCAATAGTTCTTCTTGCTTGGGTGAAACCTTAGCCTGCATCATTGCTCTAAGTCTGCTCTTTCCCTTTATTAAACGTTTTCTGCTAATAAATTAAAGAAAAACTTAGGTCCAAAAGGTTTTGATTTCAAGAATCGTCAAGCCCCGTAAAATGGTAAATTAAATAAAAAACGAACAGGATGACTTTCTAAATAATAGAAAACTCATTTTGTTCGTTTTTTCTTCAAAATACAGAAAAAATGAGAAAGGTGTGCTTTCTCATTTTTTGCAGTATACCTTAGTTTTTCTTACGGCGAAGGCCAAGCAGACTAAAGCCGGCTGTCAGGCTAACTAATCCTAACAAAGGCATATAAGCATTGTTAGCATCACCAGTTGCTGGCAGTTGACCGGTCTGTGGCGGAGCCGGTTGATAAGTTTTATCCTTAATCGGACGGTAAACGACCGTATGGCTAGTTCTAGGATCTTCTGGCGTCTTAGGCTCCGGTGTGCTAGTGCGGACCGTGTTTGAGCTGTAAGTGATGCCATTAACCGTATTAACATAGGTATTTTCAAAGGTACCAACAGCAATCCGCTTCATTTGCAGATACACTTCCGCTTGGAAGGCCGAGTCAACAGAGACAGACCGCAAGAAGTCTTCCTTGAAGCTGACAAGAATCCGACCATTAACCTCATCAATTTGAGCTTTGGTATATTGGGTTAGATCCGTACCTGCTTTGATGATAGTACCATCTTTGAGGGTAAAATCAACCTTGGCAAAAGCCTTATATTGGCCCGTGTACTTATCACCTGTCTGATCGTAATCATCGTCGAAGCTATACTCGAAGAGCTCTTCAGCATGCTTTGGTGGAATGATACCACCGATCAGACGATAATTGAAGGTTTGATTGAGAGCAATCGTTTGCCCATCAATATTAGTCAAATCGGCGGGATCAAGAGTCAGTGTCACATCCTTCTTAGGATCAATCTTAGGGACATTGTTAATCACTGGGTTGGACTCATAGCCGTTACCGAAATCAATTTGATAGGCCCTGTTTTCGTAGCCGCCACCTGTTTTACCCATTTCAGCCTTGACAACCATTGGTGTCACAATGGTCAAATCAATACCTTTAACGACATAAGTATCATAGAAGGCCTGCGGATTATCGGCTGTAAAGAGCTGGAAGGCGCCTTTGGGTGTGATGTTAGCCTTTTGAAGCATCTCACGAACCATCTCTGGAGCAGCTTCAAGGCTGGCATAATCAGTCACGCTGATACCTGTTACAGCCTTACCGCTAGTATCAGTAATTTTGACCAAATCTGGACGCAGATCGAGGGCTTCTTCTGGATAATCCTCTAGATAGAAGAATCCTTTTTGGATACTTTCTTTACCAGAGCTATCACCCTTGTATTGGTCCAAGTCCCAAGTCAATTCATAGTAGTTTGTTGAACCTGCTAAGACGGCCTTTCCATCGATCACCACGCCGTTTTCATTTTTATTGACCTTGTGCGGCTTGATATAGCTGTTATTTGGATGTTTAGGGTCGTTTGGTTTCCCTGGAGTGGTTACTCGAACAATATTGGATTTAATACCGTAGGCATCGTTGACCGTCAGAGTGAAATTATTGGTATAGATAGCACCATCATTCAGTACTTGGCCAACAATCGTTGGGTAAATAGTTGAAACCGTCTTGGTCAGATCTTTATTGAGGTTGGCTAATGTTTCTGCAGTGGCTGTGAAAGTTACTGTATTCGTAGCTTCGTCATAGCTAGTGTCAAAGCCAGGACTAGCAACCTTTGTAGCTTCTAAATTAAATTGATAGCCACTTGGCAATGGATCCACCAGAACAAAGGAAGTCGTTTCGGGACGACCAGCTGGTAAATCTGCGGTTAACAATTGGAACTTAACAGTTGATTGCTTAGCTACTAAAGTCTTATCAATATCAAGATTATCGCTATTCTTGATTGCCTTGGTTACACCTGGCTGAATCGCCAACTTGTAGTAGTGATAGCGAACCGTTGGTACATTAACTGGATCAGGTATTTTCTCATAAACAGGATCAACAGGTGGGGTTGGCTCCGGATCGTACTTGGGTTCGACCGGTGCCGGTTCCTGGGGCTGCTCCACTTCATAGTTGGGTTCATCTGGTTTATTCGGTTCTGGCTGGTCCGGTGTGCGAGTCGGCGGCGTTGGTTCTGGATCGTAGTTGGGTTCGATCGGTGCCGGTTCTGATGGTTTTTCTACTTCATAGTTAGGCTCATCTGGTTTGTTTGGTTCCGGCTGATCCGGCGTACGAGTCGGCGGCGTTGGCTCTGGATCGTAGTTGGGTTCTACCGGAACTGGCTCCAAGTCCTTTTCGACCTCGTAAACAGGTTCTAAGGGCTGAGTTGGGGCTACTGGCGGGGTTGGTTCAGATTCCATCGGTTTATTAGGAATGTCCTTTGCCTTTATTTTAGAATCAAAAGCGAACCATATTCCCGAAGCATTTTCAGCAGAAAGCGTAAATTTAATATCGGGACCAGTTTGTTTACCAACAATAGCTCCATACCAATTCACTGGGGAATTCGTAGTATCCCACTCATTGCTTTCAAATCTTGATTGATTGGCCTTAGTATAGTTTGGAGTAGCAGCATATAAGCCATCCCCATTGTCTTTTACAGAAGAGCCGTTTATTTCAATGGCCGTTCCCGTATGATAATTAACCTTTTCAATGGTATTTATACCATTATACTGTGGCCAGCCATGTCCTCTGTTAAGTGAAGAAAAATCTAGCAATGCACCCGTTGCATCGATCTTATTTCCATCTTCATCATAAAACTTAATGTCGACATCAATACTCTGTGAACCAAAGAACTCAAAATAATATATTGTTTGTGTGGGATCATCATATAGCATCGCAGGTATTTTATCGGCATTAAGACTGGTGTCTTTTAGCGTATATATGAATTCTGCAGAGGCAATCTTTTTACCATTCAGCTCTGAATTCTTTAGGTTGCTATACCGTGCAACAACAGGTTTACCTTTTGGCAAAAATACTCGCTTGCCCGGCCAATCTGCACTATCTTGAATTCCTCCCTTAAAATGTTCATAGGCAACCCTTCTCTTTTCCGTATTAAATAGAGTATCTGCCTTAATATAATCTAGTTTATCTGCTTCGGCATAGAATTCGTCAGCATTATAGACTTTATCTCCCGATGTAATTTCGAGGGTAGCATTTTTTTCTTGCTCAAAAATAAAGGGTTGCGATTCTGGTGATGGTAAATAACCATCATCATTTTTGTGTTTTTCCAGCTCTGCTAAGGCAGCCTTGTAAGCAGCTTGGGCATCTTCGTAAGCTTTTAACTTGCTTTGATAGTCAGCAAAATCTTTTTGGTATTGGGTTAAGTCTTGTTGATATTTAGCTAATTTGGCTTCATAGTCAGCTTTGGCAGCCGCATTGCGCTGTCTGATAGCTGCATTTTCGGCTGCAATCTCAGCATTCTTAGCTTGGTTGTCCTTAACAGCTTGGTCATAGGCTGCCTTGGCATCAGCGTTCGCTTTTTGCACACGGGCTAATTCAGTTTCGTAGGCTAATTTTTTAGCTTGGTAGTCAGCTTCATTGGCTGCATTGGCCTTTTGAACAGCAGCCAAATCTTTTTGATACTGAGCTAATTTGGCTTCATAGTCAGCTTTGGCAGCCGCATTGCGCTGTCTGATAGCTGCATTTTCGGCTGCAATCTCAGCATTCTTAGCTTGATTGTCCTTAACAGCTTGGTCATAGGCTGCCTTGGCATCAGCGTTCGCTTTTTGCACACGGGCTAACTCTTGATCGTAGGCCGTTTTCTTAGCTTGGTAGTCTGCCTCGTTAGCCGCATTCCCTGTTTGGACTGCTGCTAGGTCTTTTTGATACTGAGCTAGTTTGGCTTCATAGTCTGCTTTAGCTTGGGCATTGCGCTGTTTAATAGCCTCGTTTGCTGCCTTGATCTCTTCATTCTTGGCAGTATTAGCAGCAACTGCTTGCTCATAAGCGGTCTTGGCGGCCGCATTAGCCGCTTGCACTCGGGCTAGCTCTTGCTCGTAAGCCGTTTTCTTAGCTTGATAGTCAGCTTCATTGGCTGCATTCCCTGCTTGGACTACCGCTAGATCGTTTTGATATTGGGCCAATTTGGCTTCGTAATCAGCCTTGGCTTGGGCATTACGCTGTTGAATAGCAGTATTTGCCGCCTTAATCTGTTCATTCTTGGCAGTATTAGCAGCAACTGCTTGCTCATAAGCGGTCTTGGCAGCCGCGTTAGCCGCTTGCACTCGGGCTAGCTCTTGCTCGTAAGCCGTTTTCTTAGCTTGGTAGTCTGCTTCATTAGCGGCATTCCCTGCTTGGACTGCCGCTAGGTCTTTTTGATATTGGGCCAATTTGGCTTCGTAATCAGCCTTGGCTTGGGCATTGCGCTGCTGAATAGCGGCATTGGCTGCCTTAATCTGTTCATTCTTAGCAGTATTGGCAGCAACCGCTTGCTCATAAGCCGCTTTAGCATCGGCATTAGCCTTTTGCACACGGGCCAATTCTTTTTCGTAAGCATCCTTAGCCGCTGCATAAGCAGCCTGATTGTCGGAGTTAGCTTGTTGAACAGCTGCCAATTCCTTTTGATATTGAGCTAATTTAGCTTCATAGTCAGCCTTAGCTTGGGCATTTTTATTGGTTATGCGCTCAACTTCAGCCTTGTTAGCAGCTAAATCCTGTTCATACTGGGCTTTC is a window from the Streptococcus criceti HS-6 genome containing:
- the thiT gene encoding energy-coupled thiamine transporter ThiT; amino-acid sequence: MQKTNVASMAEIAIFAGLAMVLDFFTQPMSIGPWISLSFKMVPIFLIAFRRGTKPAIVAGLIWGILQVALGQAAGGWLNLWQGFLEYFVAFSLIGFAGIIRPLFNQTLKKNQPLRSWAIMVLGILIGSLSRYIIHFIAGIIFWGSYAPKGQSALVYSAIINSSSCLGETLACIIALSLLFPFIKRFLLIN
- a CDS encoding antigen I/II family LPXTG-anchored adhesin, whose translation is MKRKETFGFRKSKISKSLCGALLGTAIVVSVAGQRALAEDMTTSTTSAVDTTAVVGTETGNPATNLPEKQADSSSQAEASQAQAEQKTGSMPVDVATTELDEAVKSAAEAGVTVSQDETVDKGTVGTSQEADEKSGEIKADYSKQAETIKITTETYKADVAANQSETNRINQENAAKKAQYEQDLAANKAEVERITNKNAQAKADYEAKLAQYQKELAAVQQANSDNQAAYAAAKDAYEKELARVQKANADAKAAYEQAVAANTAKNEQIKAANAAIQQRNAQAKADYEAKLAQYQKDLAAVQAGNAANEADYQAKKTAYEQELARVQAANAAAKTAYEQAVAANTAKNEQIKAANTAIQQRNAQAKADYEAKLAQYQNDLAVVQAGNAANEADYQAKKTAYEQELARVQAANAAAKTAYEQAVAANTAKNEEIKAANEAIKQRNAQAKADYEAKLAQYQKDLAAVQTGNAANEADYQAKKTAYDQELARVQKANADAKAAYDQAVKDNQAKNAEIAAENAAIRQRNAAAKADYEAKLAQYQKDLAAVQKANAANEADYQAKKLAYETELARVQKANADAKAAYDQAVKDNQAKNAEIAAENAAIRQRNAAAKADYEAKLAKYQQDLTQYQKDFADYQSKLKAYEDAQAAYKAALAELEKHKNDDGYLPSPESQPFIFEQEKNATLEITSGDKVYNADEFYAEADKLDYIKADTLFNTEKRRVAYEHFKGGIQDSADWPGKRVFLPKGKPVVARYSNLKNSELNGKKIASAEFIYTLKDTSLNADKIPAMLYDDPTQTIYYFEFFGSQSIDVDIKFYDEDGNKIDATGALLDFSSLNRGHGWPQYNGINTIEKVNYHTGTAIEINGSSVKDNGDGLYAATPNYTKANQSRFESNEWDTTNSPVNWYGAIVGKQTGPDIKFTLSAENASGIWFAFDSKIKAKDIPNKPMESEPTPPVAPTQPLEPVYEVEKDLEPVPVEPNYDPEPTPPTRTPDQPEPNKPDEPNYEVEKPSEPAPIEPNYDPEPTPPTRTPDQPEPNKPDEPNYEVEQPQEPAPVEPKYDPEPTPPVDPVYEKIPDPVNVPTVRYHYYKLAIQPGVTKAIKNSDNLDIDKTLVAKQSTVKFQLLTADLPAGRPETTSFVLVDPLPSGYQFNLEATKVASPGFDTSYDEATNTVTFTATAETLANLNKDLTKTVSTIYPTIVGQVLNDGAIYTNNFTLTVNDAYGIKSNIVRVTTPGKPNDPKHPNNSYIKPHKVNKNENGVVIDGKAVLAGSTNYYELTWDLDQYKGDSSGKESIQKGFFYLEDYPEEALDLRPDLVKITDTSGKAVTGISVTDYASLEAAPEMVREMLQKANITPKGAFQLFTADNPQAFYDTYVVKGIDLTIVTPMVVKAEMGKTGGGYENRAYQIDFGNGYESNPVINNVPKIDPKKDVTLTLDPADLTNIDGQTIALNQTFNYRLIGGIIPPKHAEELFEYSFDDDYDQTGDKYTGQYKAFAKVDFTLKDGTIIKAGTDLTQYTKAQIDEVNGRILVSFKEDFLRSVSVDSAFQAEVYLQMKRIAVGTFENTYVNTVNGITYSSNTVRTSTPEPKTPEDPRTSHTVVYRPIKDKTYQPAPPQTGQLPATGDANNAYMPLLGLVSLTAGFSLLGLRRKKN